TTTGATTTGACTTTACAAAAAAATTAAGTATTCATTTAACCACAGGCCAAACTTAGCCTTACTACATTTTTATTAGTTCTCCTTTTTAAATCATAGAAAACATCATATTTAACCAAACAAAAAAAATCTCGCTTTCGCGAGATTTTAATATTTTCAAGAATTCTTAAAAGACTATTTCCTTATAATTCTAACATTCATTTCTTCTACCTTTTTATCAGATAAAATTGAAGGTGCATTAAACAATAAATCTTCTGATGATCCTGTTTTAGGGAAAGCCATTACTTCTCTAATAGAAGCTTTCTTTTCTAAAATCATCATTAATCTATCTACTCCCCAAGCAATTCCTCCGTGTGGTGGCGCTCCATACTGAAAAGCTTTGTACATTGTACCCACACTTTTCATCATTTCTTCTTTATCATAACCCATATTTTTATAGGTTGCTTCTAAAATTTCTGCCTTATGTGCACGCACAGAACCTCCACCAATCTCATAACCGTTTAAGATTAAATCGTATTGTTGCGCTATAATAGTTCCTATTTCTTCTCCTTCTCCAGTCATGTGCTTTTCTAAGTCATAGATTGCTGGCATAGAAAAAGGGTTGTGTGTAAATGTCCATCTTCCTTCATCTGTTTTTTCAAACATTGGAAAATCTACCACCCACGCTGGTCTTAATTCTTTAGGATTTATCAATTTAAAAATGCGTCCCATTTCTTGACGAACAGCATCTAATGCTTTGTTTGCTGTTGCATAATCTGCTGCTGAGAAAAATACAATATCACCAACTTTAGCATCTGTAGCTTTTATAATATTTGCTGCAATTTCTTCTCCTAAAAACTTAATAATTGGCGACTGTAAATCATTTTCATTTACAATAATATATGCCAAACCACCTAATCCATTTTGTTGTGCAATTGCAGTTAAGTTTTCAATTTGCCCTTTAGAAGCTCTTTTATTTCCTTGTTCAGCTGCAGAAACTTTAATACATTTTACAATTCCGCCTTCTTCAATTGGTTTGCTAAAAACTTGGAATGTGGTATCTTTTACAATATCCGTAATGTCTTGCATTTGCAATCCGTAACGTAAATCGGGTCTATCACAACCATATTTATCCATTGCGTTTTTATACGTAATTACTTCAAAAGGATGTAAAACCCATTTTTTACCATAGATTTTCTTCACAATCTCATTAAACATTTTGGTATTTAAATCGATAATTTGCTGCATACTTGCGTATGCCATTTCTATATCTAATTGTGTAAACTCTGGTTGTCTGTCTCCACGAGAATCTTCATCTCTAAAGCAACGTGCTATTTGAAAATATTTTTCAAAACCACCCACCATTAACATTTGTTTAAATTGTTGTGGCGCTTGCGGAAGCGTGTAAAAAGAACCCGCTTGTTTTCTTGTAGGCACAATAAATTCTCTTGCTCCTTCGTCTGTACCAGCCGTTAAAATAGGCGTTTCAATTTCTAAAAACTCTTCTTCGTCTAAGATATCACGCATTAGCTTGATTACTCTATGACGGTTCACAATAGCTTTACGAACCTCATCATTTCTATGATCTAAAAACTTATATTGAAAACGAACATTCTCGTTCGATTTCATCGCTCTTTTTATTTCAAAAGGAAGCGTTTTAGATAAGTTTAAAATATCTAAAGCAGACGTTTCTAATTCTAATTTACCAGTTCTTAAACCTGCGTTATAATCATCTTCATTTCTTTTAACTACAACTCCGGTAACAGAAATTACAGATTCTGATTTTAACTTTACAAGCTCATCTAAGTTAGGAAATGTTTCTCTACTTAAACGTACTTGAAAAACTTGATTGCTAGAATCGCGTAAATCAATAAAAATTAATTCACCATGATCTCTAACACTAGAAACCCAACCAGATAAAGTAACCTCATCATTAATTGAGTCTTCCGATAATTGAGAAATTTTATGAGTTCTATATTCCTCTTTTATAATAATCGGAACTTGAGGTAACGTTTCTTCTTCTATTTTTGCTTTTGGCTGATCGCTAGTTGCTTTTGACTCATCAGCTACAGCTGCACTCGTAGTCGTTATAACATCCGCAGAACAAGCATTTAATATTTCTTGACGAATTACTTTCCCTGAAGCTCCTTTACCAATAATACCAATAACTTTACCAACAAGAATACCTGCTTTACCTTGGTTTCCTGCTTTAATATCGTTTGCAGTTGCTTCATTTTCTGAAACTACTTTTGCAACGGCATCTTTAATTTTATCTTCAGAAATTGTATTGTCTTCAAAGTACTTTTTATAATCGAAAGTTCTATCTTTTAAATACGATGTAATTCCGTTTTGCACTAAAACTGACGTTATTTTATCGTCTTTAAATAATTGAAAAATCTCAATTAATTGATCAACACTATGAATATTCTCATATTCATCTGCACCAATATTATTTACCAATGTTTTGGCAACGAAAGAAGCATCATTTATTTTATTATTGATAGCAACAAAAACTTCTGAACGCAAAGAATCTGCAGTAAAAAACTTAGCATCTTGTGGTAAAACACCCCCATTTATCAAAATAGATTCTACTGCAAAAGGCAATGAACTGATATCTACATCGATACTTTCTACTACTTTTTTAATGTTGACAAAAGGTAAATCTGGCTCAGAAATAAAACGATAATCTGCCTCAAACTCCTTTTTACGCATGGTTTTAGTCTGCTTTAAATCTGCATCCCATAAAACCGTTGTTTGGTCTGGTCTAAATGCCTTATTTTCTACGTAATAACTTAATTGCTTTTCAATTTCTTCCTTTAAAGCATCTACCATAAACTTAAAAGAATTTAAGTTTTTGATTTCTGTTCTTGGGTTTAAATCATACGTGTGTTTTTTACGAAGCGATACAGAAACATCCGATTTAAACTCCCCTTTTTCTAAGTTAGCTTCAGATATTTTTAAATTCTGAACAATTCTTTGAATATACTGTGCATACGTAGATGCATCTTCTATATGACGAATACAAGGATCTGTTACAATTTCTATTAACGGAACTCCTGCTTTGTTAAAATCTACTAAAGAAATTTTCTTTTCGTGCATTAATTTTGCAGCATCTTCCTCTATGTGAACTTGCGTTAAGCTCACTGTAAATTGCGAACCATCATTTCTATAACAAGAAACTTGTCCATCTGGTATTACAGGATTATGAAACTGTGTAATCTGAATGTTCTTTGGATTATCTGGGTATTCATAATGTTTACGATCCCAAGAAATAACTTCATTAGAAAAAGTAGATTTTACTGCTTTTCCAAAATAAATAGCTTTTGTAATTGCCTCTTTATTTATAGAAGGTAAAACCCCCATTTGCCCTGTACAAACTGAACAGATATTTTGGTTTGGTTGTTCTATTTCTTGATTTGCACAAGAGCAGAATAACTTTGTTTTTGTATTTAATCGAACGTGAGTTTCAATACCGATTACTAACTCTAAGTCGTGCTTTTTTATAAGCTCATTTAATTGTTCCAGTTCCATTATATCGTATCTTTTAAGAAGTTAGCAAACTTCAAAACAAGTTCGTCATTATTTTTTGCTGCCGTAATTTGTAATCCTGTTTCTGTTCCTTGTGGCACGGTTAACGTTGGCAATTGCCCTAAACTAAAACCAACCGTATAGGCATCCGACAAATACATTGCTAAAGGATCTTTTAAACTATCGCCAATTTTTGGTGGCGAATTTGGTGTTACTGGTGATAAAATAATAGCAACTTCTTTAAAATCTTTTTCAAAATTAGCTATAATTTGATCTCTTACATTTAATCCTTTTAAGTAAATTTCATCAGAAAAACCTTGAGATAATACTTGGTTCCCACCAACAATTCTACGTTTAGATTCTTCCGAGAAATTTTCTAAACGTGTAATAGAATATGTATCTTTTAAAGTATCGCCTTCTATTCTGTTTCCGTAATTGGTACCATCTAATCTAGATAGATTCGATGCTGTTTCTGCCATTGCTAAAGTATAGTAGGTAGAAACTAAGGTGTCAGACTCAAAGAAATCTAATTCTTTTACTTCAATTCCTTTGGCTTTTATTTTTTCTATGGTTGCTAAAAAATCCGCTTTTACTTTTGCATCAATCGCATCATTTTCGATGAAATTTTTAAAGTATCCAACAGTTTTTATTTCATCAGCATTTAAAATAGTTGCTTCAGAGATTGCTTCCGATTGATACGTGGTTTGATCTTTAATATCCTTACCACTCATCACATTTAAAACAATTCTAATATCTTCAATCGATTTTGCAATTGGGCCAACACAATCTGTAGACGATGCGTACGCCATTAATCCGTATCTAGAAATTCTTCCGTACGTTGGTTTTAATCCGTAGACATTATTATAACCTGCCGGTTGACGAACAGAACCTCCTGTATCTCCACCAATTGAAAATACCGTAAAATCTTTGGCTACATTTACTGCAGAACCCCCACTAGAACCTCCAGAAACTAAATCTGTATTGATTGCGTTTTTAACGGCTCCGAAAATGGTGTTTTCAGAAGAAGAACCGTGTCCAAAAGAATCACAATTTTCTTTTACTAATGGTATTGCGCCTGCATCAAATAATTTTTGAATGGCAGTTGCCGTGTAAGGCGATTTGTACTTTTTTAATAAATCTGAACTCGCCGTTGTTAAAGTTCCTTGTACCATGTACACGTCTTTAATTCCGAACGGAATTCCCTCTAACAAACCAATTTCTTGTCCGCTTGCAATTTTAGCATCTACTTTAGCAGCTAATTCTAGCGCCAAGGTATCTAAAAGTGAATTGACGGTATTGTGTGTGTTCGATTTTAATAAATCTAATCTTTCTTGTACCAGTTTTGTACACGAAATTTCTTTGTTCACCAATTGTTGGTGAATTTTATGTATTTGCGATTCCATAATTATTCTTCTATCACTTTAGAAACTACTAAAAAACCATTCTTTTCTTTCGGAAAGTTTTCAATAATTATTTGTTTTTCTGCCTGCGGACTATCAATAACAATATCTTCTCTTAAATCATCTAAAGTTACAGCATTGTTATGATTGGTATTCACGTTATTATCTGATGTATTTGCATTTTTAATTACCTCAAACAATTGATTCACCGATTCCGATGGCTCTGCTCCTTTAATACTAGACAAAATGTCTACCGTCATTATTTTGCTCATTTCTTTATTTTTTAATTAAGATTCTGAAACAAGTTCAGAACATGAAAAAAGCCTTCCGATTAGGAAGGCTTTATGTATATATCTATAAACAACAACCTCCCTACCCTAACAATTAGGATTATTGAAATTACGATTGTTATTATTATTTATCATTGTAACGTTATTGACGTCAAATATATAGAGAAAATGTCGTTTACAATCTTCTTTTTTAAGATTTTATACAACCTTTACAATATTTCTAATATATCCTTGTTTATTTATTGATATAACAAAATATTAAAGTTTATTTACAAGAAATCTACTAATTAAATAGTAGGTTCCTTATAAATACAACGGCAAAATTGGGGGACTTCACTATTTATAATAAAAAAAACTTACTTTCTTAAAGGAATTGCAATATTAGGATAATCTGTAATTAAACCATCTACCCCCATATTTAACAAGTTAATCATATCTTCTTTCTTATTTACTGTCCAAGGAATAACTCTCATATTATTTTTCTGAATATTAGCAACCTCCTCTTTATTTAACAACACAAAATATGGACTATAAATTGCTGGCACAAAACTTAACATCTGCATGTTTGTTTTAAAATCATTCTGATACGTTAAAAATGCCAACGTAAATTCTGGATACGTTTTATGAATATATTCTAAAACCCTAGGATCAAAACTTTGAATAACGATTCTTTCTACAGGTAATTTTGCTTTTTTTAATTGCGCTATTACAAGATCTGAAAATTTAGCTACAGTAGGTTGAAATCCATCTTTTTCATCCGTAGGCGTACTTTTAATTTCTATATTATAAAGAATTTCAGTGTTTTTAGTTTCAGCAAAAGCAATTACTTCAGACAACAAGGGCTTGTAAGCAGCAACTTTTTCTTGCTCAGGGAACTTAGGATTCCCTAATGAACCAACATCATATTTCTTTATTTTCTGATACTTATTTTTATACATATTAAAAGCAGCAGCATCTTTTTTTGTAATACGATTTCCTTTGGCATCTAACGTAATTTCATCATTCAACCAAGGCTCATGAGAAACCACTACTTTGTTGTCTTTACTAATAACCACATCTAACTCTATGGTATTTACACCTAAATTTAATGCTTTTTCAAAAGCTTGCATTGTATTTTCTGGTGATAAACCTCTTGCACCTCTATGCCCTTGCAATTCAAAATCATATTGCTGCTTTTTCTCTAAAATAGTTGCATCAATAAAAGCTACAGTTTCATTGTATACACTCTCCCAATCATTCGATCTTAAATCACACGCAATTACATGATTTCCGGCTTTCGGAAAAGCTACTTTCTTTTTTTTATCAACAGAAGTACCTATACCCTCATACATTTTTAGAATTGCATCCACAGAAACTACCTGATCTTGTTCTTCTTCATTCTTATAATAATACCCTACAAAAACAGGAATCTTAACTTTAGAGAATGTTTGCGGAGTCATGTTGCTGATTAACATTTTTATTAAAGCTTCATACCCATTAACATGATAAGAAGTAGACCAATATTTAGCTTCTTCTTCAGGTCTTTTTTGCTTGATAATTTCACCGTGATTCATTTTTATAAATCCGGCTTTTCCTTCTGGAGTTACAATGGCTGCAAATGCAGGATTTTTAAGTCCGATAAACGGAGAATACATTACCAATCCTAAAATAGAAGCATCTTCTGATGCTAATTTTAAACTTAAAGTTCCACCTGTTGATGTACTTACTAAAATAACTTTCTTACCAATCTTTTTTCCTATTTCTAAAGCTTCTTTAGCAGAAGCGATATAATTTTCTGGTGTTAAATTTATAAAGTTATCATCTCTACCCAAACCATGTTCTTTTAAACGAGATAGGTAAACATTTGCATTGTATTTCTTAGAAAGCATGCTCATTACCGGCTCCCCTTCTCTACCACTTGCACCAAAACCATGTAAATACACAAACGCTATAGGAGATTGTTTTTCCTTATAATTTTCTGACCAAATAATTCTGGCTTCATTTCCTGATTTCATTCCTTTAACATGAGCTTCTTTATCATTTATACTTTTTTCTAAAGCAGCTAAATTTACAACTTCTTGTCCTTTAACAACAGTAATAAACAGTATTAAAAAAAGAAACGATAAAATATTTTTTTTCATTGTTATTATAATTAAAAAAAAGACCACTAAAATTGTAAATACATTTTTAGCAGTCTTTCTTATTTATTTTTAAACCTTAAAATTTTATTTTTAATTGCGCTCCAAAGAACCTTGGTGGACCAGCAATAAAAGTCGGAATTCCGAAAGCACCACCTGTATTACCTGCATCAATAATGTATTGTTTATCCAAAGCATTGTTCATATAAAAACCTAGCTCATACATTTTGTTTATAGTAAGCCCTACTTTATAATTTAAAATTCCATAACCCTCTTGTGAAATATTAGGTAAATTGGTTTCTTCAAAAAACACTTTAGACTTATAGGTATATGTTGGTCTAAAAAAGAAATCTAAATTTTTGTTGATTTTTGGGTTGATATTAAAACCTAAAGAGAATGAGTGCTTAGGGGTTAATCTAAATGTATTTCCAGCTAAAGCTTGTTCATTTCCATTAGCATCTTTATCATCAAAAGAAGCATCTATATACCCATAGTTTGCAAAGAAACTGCTACTTTTTGTAAAAGCAAATTGCGTAGCTGCTTCAAAACCAAATGTACTTGCATTTCCACTATCCTCTGGCGTAGACACAAGTTTTCCATCTTCAAACTTGGTAATTGTTGTTTGAAAATTAGAATAATCATACATATACCCATTGATATCAAACTGTAATCTATTATTTAAGAACAACGATTTTGCACCAACCTCATAAGACATTACTGTTTCATCAGATAATATATTTGTTTCCGTTGCTGTAACACTAATAACGTTAGGTCTTCTTCCTCTTGCAGCTGTTCCGAAAAAAGTAATATTATCATTCACATCATAATTTACTGCGAAACGACCAACTGCTGATAAAAAATTATCACTTGCTTCTATCTTTTCTCCGTTGGTACTTGCAAATAATACATTTGGATGATTTCCTGTTAAATACCCTAAATTAGAAGGAGTAGCAGCATCTTCTACTTGATAAGCCGCATTAATGTTTTCCCAAGTAGCTCTTAACCCTAAAGTAATCGATAATTTATCTGTAACATCATAAGAAGCATCCGCAAAAACATCGCCAGAATAATTTTTACCAAAATTAGTATACGTTTCTTTATTATAAGAACTTAAAGGAGCACCTGCTATTGCACCAAATGTTGCAGAATCATTAGGTATGTTTGACAACAAAGTTGGCACACCATTCACAACAAAAGCAGTAGGATTTAAAAGTAACACACCAAAACTTCTCTCATCCAATTCCCATGGTACTTCTTGCGAACCATCTTCAAAGAAAAAATTTCCACCAAAGAAACCTCTAAACTTCTCATCTGTATCAAAATTAAATCGAACCTCTTGACTAAATTGTTTTCCTTTAGCAATTTCTCTAAAATAAAGAGCAGGAGCCGCAGTTCCATCAGCATCAAAAGCTTCATTAGAATCAAATTGTCTATAAGCGGTTGTAGAAGTAACACCCCAAACATCATTCAGCTCATGTTTTAAAATACCTGTAACACCGTAAACAGTTCTATCTAAACCTAATTCTTCTCCTCTTTCTAAATCAGCAAAAGTATTTGGGTTTGTATCGCCACCAATTGGCGCATAAGTTCCACTTTTAAAAGAAGTACCAGGAGGCGTATCTTTTTGCCAGTTTGCAATAACATCTAAAGTTGTATTATCATTTATTAGATATTTAAATGATGTTCTAAAAGCAAGTGTTTCTTTTCCGTTTAAATCTCCACCAGAAACATTTTCGATAAAACCATCTCTAGAATTGTAAATTGCGGCAGCTCTAAAAAACAATTTATCATCCACCAAAGGTGTATTGTAATACCCTGTTGTTAAAACCTGATTGTAATTACCATAACCAACTTTTACAGCTCCAGATGTTTCATTTTTTGCTTTATTTTGTATGATATGCATGGCACCAATTTGTGCTCCTCTACCAAACAAGGTTCCTTGCGGACCTTTTAAAACCTCTACACGTTCAATATCATACAATTCTACAACAGATCCTCTAGATTTACTAATTGAAACTCCGTCTTGAAAGATAGAAACTCTTGGTTCTACTCTAGAATCTCCACTATCACTTGTAATTCCTCTAATAACAATTCCGGGATTATTAACACTTTGAATCTGCACTTGAAAACCAGGTACATATTCTGATAAAGCATCATACTCAAAAGTCCCTTGATTTTCTATAAAATCTGTTCCGTAAGAAGTAATAGCAATTGGAACATCTTTATTCTTTTGCTCTCTTTTCTGAGATGTTACCACAACACCTTCTAACATATATGAACTTTCTTTTAAACTAAAGTTTTCAATTGTTTCTGAATTACTAATTAATACTTTCTTTATAATTGTATTATATCCTAAATATGAAACTTCAACAACATAAGACGCATTTGCAATTTTCTCTAATATAAATTCTCCATTTTCATTAGAAGTTGCACCTAAAGACAATTTTTTTATATAAACATTTGCCCCCACAATAGGTTCTCCTTGCTCTGTGGTTATAGTTCCTTTTAATACGCTAACATCTTGTGCCTTTATACTAATTAAACTAAAGAGTGTTAAAAAAGTAAATAAAAATTTAAAATGCATTTTATTGAGTTTAAAATTAATTAGAATGCAAATTTATCTTTGTGAAGCAAGACTCTTGTTAACTTAAAATCATACAATAGTTACTTTTTAAATAGTTAGACCCCATTTTTTACAAATAATTCACGAAACAATAACACAAAAAATTAAACATATTAATAGGGTTTGTTTTTCTCAGAAAAAACCTAAATATGTACAGCTGAATAACACCTACTTAATCATTTTACCGAGGCAGAAATCTTGTTCTAACAAAACGATACTAACTTACTCTATGGTAATAAATACAATCTAAATAATACGCTATTATTCCATTAAACAAAAAACACCCCCTATTTTACAATATAGAAACAAAAGATTTAAGCCACTTTTAATCATTCTGATTTTCAAGAAGAAACAAAAAATATTAAAATTAATTTTAAAACCATTTTTAAGCCATTTAAGCCACTTTTAAGAAATCAACAAATGTTGATAATTTTTAAACAAAATTGCTAAAAACACTTTAAAAGCACTTTAAAATCCGTAAATTTGAGATTACTGAAATTTATTTTTTAAAAACGAATTTCAGCAATCTAAAAAATTAATAATTCACTTTATATAATGAGCGAAGAGAATAAAAATAATTATGACGCTTCCAGTATTCAGGCACTGGAAGGAATGGAACACGTAAGAATGCGTCCTTCCATGTATATTGGAGACGTAGGAATACGTGGTTTACACCACTTAGTATACGAAGTTGTAGACAACTCTATTGATGAAGCAATGGGAGGTTATTGTGATACAATTGATGTTACCATAAATGAAGACAACTCAATTACAACCAAAGATAACGGTCGTGGTATTCCTGTAGGAATCCATAAAAAAGAAGGCGTTTCTGCACTACAAGTTGTAATGACAAAAATTGGTGCCGGTGGTAAATTCGACAAAGATTCTTATAAAGTTTCTGGTGGTTTACACGGTGTTGGTGTTTCTTGTGTAAATGCATTATCAGATCATTTAAGAGCAACTGTACACAAAGAAGGAAAAGTTTGGGAACAAGAATACGAAAAAGGTAAAGCTTTATATCCTGTTAAAACTATTGGAGAAACAGATTTTACAGGTACAATTGTTACTTTTTTACCAGACAAATCTATCTTTAAGCAAACCACAGAATTCAACTACGAGACTTTGTCTACTCGTATGCGTGAATTATCTTTTTTAAATAAAGGTATTACCATTACATTAACAGACAGAAGAAATACAGATGATGAAGGAAACTTTATATCAGAAGTTTTTCATTCTGATGAAGGTTTACCAGAATTTATTAAATATTTAGATTCTACACGTGAGCAATTAATTGGTTCTGTAATTTCTATGGAAGGTGAGAAAAACGGTATTCCTGTAGAAGTTGCCATGGTATACAACACCTCTTATGCAGAAAACCTACATTCTTATGTAAACAACATTAATACACACGAAGGTGGAACACACTTATCTGGTTTTAGACGTGGTTTAACAGGAACTTTAAAAAAGTATGCTGATGAATCTGGCTTACTTAAAAATGTAAAATTTGATATTGCTGGTGATGATTTCCGTGAAGGATTAACCGCTATTGTTTCTGTAAAAGTACAAGAACCACAGTTTGAAGGGCAAACAAAAACAAAATTAGGTAACAGAGAGGTAACTTCTGCAGTTTCGCAAGCAGTATCAGAAATGTTAGCTGATTACTTAGAAGAAAACCCGAATGATGCAAAAATCATCGTTCAGAAAGTAATTTTAGCAGCAACCGCAAGACACGCAGCACGTAAGGCCAGAGAAATGGTACAACGTAAAACGGTAATGTCTATTGGTGGTTTACCTGGTAAATTATCTGACTGTTCTGAAACAGACCCAGCACAATGTGAAATTTTCTTAGTTGAGGGAGATTCGGCAGGTGGAACAGCAAAACAAGGTAGAGATAGAAACTTTCAAGCCATTTTACCATTACGTGGTAAGATTTTGAATGTAGAAAAAGCAATGCAACACAAAGTTTTTGAAAACGAAGAGATCAAAAATATGTTTACTGCTTTAGGTGTTTCTATTGGTACAGAAGAAGACCCAAGAGCCTTAAACTTATCTAAAGTACGTTATCATAAAGTAGTTATTATGTGTGATGCCGATGTAGATGGATCGCATATTGCTACCTTAATATTAACGTTCTTTTTTAGATACATGAGAGAAATGGTAGAGCAAGGTTATATTTACATTGCAACACCACCATTATACTTAGTTAAAAAAGGTCAAAAAAGAGAATACGCTTGGGATGATAATCAACGTGATGTTATTGCACAGCAAATGGGTGGTAATGTTGCTATTCAAAGATATAAAGGTCTTGGAGAGATGAACGCAGAACAACTTTGGGACACTACCATGAATCCTGAATTTAGAACCTTACGTAAAGTGGTAATCGACAGTCCTACAGAAGCAGATAGAGTTTTCTCTATGCTAATGGGAGACGATGTTCCGCCTCGTAGAGATTTTATAGAAAGAAATGCAAAATACGCTAATATAGACGTATAAAATTTCAACCTAAATAATTTTATTTAACACACATTTCTACTCGTAGAAGTGTGTGTTTTTTTTTGATACTTTTATCAAGTTTC
The nucleotide sequence above comes from Polaribacter butkevichii. Encoded proteins:
- the gyrB gene encoding DNA topoisomerase (ATP-hydrolyzing) subunit B encodes the protein MSEENKNNYDASSIQALEGMEHVRMRPSMYIGDVGIRGLHHLVYEVVDNSIDEAMGGYCDTIDVTINEDNSITTKDNGRGIPVGIHKKEGVSALQVVMTKIGAGGKFDKDSYKVSGGLHGVGVSCVNALSDHLRATVHKEGKVWEQEYEKGKALYPVKTIGETDFTGTIVTFLPDKSIFKQTTEFNYETLSTRMRELSFLNKGITITLTDRRNTDDEGNFISEVFHSDEGLPEFIKYLDSTREQLIGSVISMEGEKNGIPVEVAMVYNTSYAENLHSYVNNINTHEGGTHLSGFRRGLTGTLKKYADESGLLKNVKFDIAGDDFREGLTAIVSVKVQEPQFEGQTKTKLGNREVTSAVSQAVSEMLADYLEENPNDAKIIVQKVILAATARHAARKAREMVQRKTVMSIGGLPGKLSDCSETDPAQCEIFLVEGDSAGGTAKQGRDRNFQAILPLRGKILNVEKAMQHKVFENEEIKNMFTALGVSIGTEEDPRALNLSKVRYHKVVIMCDADVDGSHIATLILTFFFRYMREMVEQGYIYIATPPLYLVKKGQKREYAWDDNQRDVIAQQMGGNVAIQRYKGLGEMNAEQLWDTTMNPEFRTLRKVVIDSPTEADRVFSMLMGDDVPPRRDFIERNAKYANIDV